In Sphingobacteriaceae bacterium, the following proteins share a genomic window:
- a CDS encoding NADH-quinone oxidoreductase subunit I — protein sequence MQLTNRKVVVSNKEQSFVEKMYFPAIINGMIITFSHLFKKRPTIMYPEQKREFAPIYRGQHVLKRDENGAERCTSCGMCAVACPAEAITMESGERKKGEEGLYREEKYAKTYEINMLRCIFCGLCEEACPKEAIFLTDRIVSSDFERDGFIYGKDKLVEKMDQRIDVSKRQTPEVLAFKKIPGLKHNELHTEKLNKGKH from the coding sequence ATGCAGTTAACGAACAGAAAAGTAGTCGTTTCTAATAAGGAACAAAGCTTTGTAGAGAAGATGTATTTTCCGGCTATCATCAATGGCATGATCATTACATTCAGTCACCTTTTTAAAAAGAGACCGACTATTATGTACCCGGAACAAAAGCGTGAATTCGCACCGATTTACCGTGGACAACATGTTTTAAAACGTGATGAAAACGGCGCAGAGCGTTGTACTTCTTGTGGTATGTGCGCTGTGGCTTGTCCTGCCGAAGCAATCACCATGGAAAGTGGTGAGCGCAAAAAAGGAGAAGAGGGATTGTACCGCGAAGAAAAATACGCAAAGACTTATGAGATAAACATGTTGCGTTGCATCTTCTGCGGACTTTGTGAAGAGGCTTGTCCGAAAGAAGCGATCTTCTTAACGGATAGAATTGTGTCTTCGGATTTTGAACGTGATGGATTTATTTACGGAAAAGATAAATTGGTTGAGAAAATGGATCAACGTATTGATGTATCAAAACGTCAGACTCCGGAAGTTTTAGCATTCAAAAAAATCCCGGGATTAAAACATAATGAACTTCACACAGAAAAATTAAATAAAGGGAAACACTAA
- the lptB gene encoding LPS export ABC transporter ATP-binding protein codes for MILRSENLVKKYKSRTVANMVSVQVQQGEIVGLLGPNGAGKTTSFYMIVGMVKPNSGKIFLDNMDITKEPMYRRAQLGIGYLPQEASVFRKLSIEDNLYAILEMTKLTKKEQQMKAESLLDEFALHHVRKNLGDQLSGGERRRTEIARALATDPKFILLDEPFAGVDPIAVEDIQQVVRKLKDKNIGILITDHNVHETLSITDRAYLLYSGSVIKSGSAEDLANDEQVRKVYLGENFELRK; via the coding sequence ATGATTTTAAGAAGCGAAAACCTTGTAAAGAAATACAAAAGCAGAACAGTTGCCAACATGGTATCGGTTCAGGTGCAGCAAGGAGAAATAGTAGGATTACTGGGGCCAAATGGCGCCGGTAAAACAACTTCCTTTTACATGATTGTTGGAATGGTTAAACCGAATAGCGGCAAGATCTTTCTCGACAATATGGATATAACCAAAGAACCTATGTACAGAAGGGCGCAATTGGGGATTGGTTACTTGCCACAGGAAGCATCGGTTTTTAGAAAATTGAGCATAGAAGATAATTTGTACGCCATTCTGGAAATGACAAAGCTTACCAAAAAAGAACAGCAAATGAAAGCTGAAAGTTTGCTGGATGAGTTTGCATTGCATCATGTGCGCAAAAACCTGGGAGACCAGTTAAGCGGGGGAGAACGTCGCAGGACCGAAATAGCGAGAGCCCTGGCAACGGACCCTAAATTTATTTTACTGGATGAACCATTTGCCGGAGTTGATCCCATTGCTGTTGAGGATATTCAGCAGGTAGTGCGAAAACTGAAAGATAAAAATATTGGAATTCTGATTACCGATCACAATGTGCATGAAACTTTAAGTATTACAGACAGAGCTTACCTGTTGTATTCTGGTAGCGTTATAAAGAGTGGTTCTGCAGAAGATCTTGCGAACGATGAGCAAGTGCGTAAAGTGTATCTGGGCGAAAATTTCGAGTTAAGGAAATAA
- a CDS encoding NADH-quinone oxidoreductase subunit N gives MKGLFIISGLGILAMLAEIFKFKKLLLPIVLLGIVAAYAFNYFEWSKGLSMPYFDNMISFDKPAIAFSGIILATAFFWFILANDYFEEESNLVDHFALVLFALVGALMLTAFTNMTTLFLGIEIMSIPMYVLAASKKGDMRSNEAGFKYLIMGSFASAFLLFGIALIYGASGSFDIMAIRQYISTQGAEMPMFFYVGVVMMLVAMCFKVSAAPFHFWAPDVYEGSPTLITALMSTVVKTAAFAAFMRLFLVGFGEISGLWTGILAVVVALSLIIANFSAAMQNSVKRMLAYSSISHAGFMLMVIMANVRSNISLDAIIYYSLAYSIGSITSFGILYSVTKKGNETISAFNGLGKRNPFLGVCMTIAMLSLAGIPITAGFFAKYFVFTTVMGTQYQWLLLLAVITSAVGAYYYLKIIIAMYFKDQEEEAPVAMEGANKVVIILTTALTLIIGIAPGMVAEMFAF, from the coding sequence ATGAAAGGTCTTTTTATAATTAGTGGATTAGGGATATTAGCCATGCTGGCTGAGATTTTTAAATTTAAAAAATTGCTGTTGCCGATAGTTCTGCTCGGAATCGTCGCAGCTTACGCGTTCAACTATTTCGAATGGTCGAAAGGATTAAGTATGCCTTATTTCGATAACATGATTTCTTTTGATAAACCGGCAATCGCTTTCTCAGGAATTATTCTTGCTACCGCTTTTTTCTGGTTCATCCTGGCGAACGATTATTTTGAAGAAGAATCTAATTTAGTAGATCACTTTGCTCTTGTTTTGTTTGCCTTAGTGGGTGCTTTAATGTTGACGGCTTTCACAAACATGACCACTTTATTTTTAGGAATTGAGATCATGAGTATTCCTATGTATGTTTTAGCGGCGAGTAAAAAGGGCGACATGCGCAGTAACGAAGCGGGCTTTAAATATTTGATCATGGGATCTTTTGCCAGTGCGTTTTTATTATTCGGCATAGCTTTAATTTACGGTGCTTCCGGAAGTTTTGATATTATGGCGATTCGTCAATACATCAGTACACAAGGTGCAGAAATGCCAATGTTTTTTTATGTAGGTGTTGTTATGATGCTAGTAGCTATGTGTTTTAAAGTGTCTGCTGCCCCATTTCATTTCTGGGCGCCTGATGTTTATGAAGGTTCTCCTACTTTGATTACTGCTTTAATGAGTACTGTGGTTAAAACGGCGGCTTTTGCAGCGTTCATGCGTTTATTCCTTGTAGGTTTTGGAGAGATCAGCGGTTTGTGGACCGGTATTTTAGCAGTTGTAGTCGCTTTATCATTAATCATCGCGAACTTCTCTGCGGCCATGCAAAACAGTGTAAAACGTATGTTGGCCTATTCAAGTATCAGCCACGCGGGTTTTATGCTTATGGTTATTATGGCTAACGTTAGATCGAATATCTCTTTAGATGCGATTATTTATTATTCACTGGCTTATTCTATCGGCAGTATTACTTCGTTCGGAATTTTATACAGCGTTACAAAAAAAGGAAACGAAACAATTTCTGCATTTAACGGTTTAGGAAAACGCAATCCTTTCTTAGGGGTATGTATGACCATTGCTATGCTCTCTTTAGCAGGTATTCCAATTACCGCGGGTTTCTTCGCGAAGTATTTTGTATTCACAACGGTTATGGGTACTCAGTACCAATGGCTGTTGTTATTAGCCGTTATTACTTCTGCAGTAGGTGCATACTACTATTTGAAAATAATCATTGCCATGTACTTTAAAGATCAGGAAGAAGAAGCTCCTGTGGCTATGGAAGGCGCAAATAAAGTGGTGATTATTCTTACTACAGCTTTAACATTGATAATTGGTATAGCACCGGGAATGGTAGCGGAGATGTTCGCTTTTTAA
- a CDS encoding NADH-quinone oxidoreductase subunit J: MLGYTITQWIFGILSFMAIMFALMVVFSRNPVNSVLYLVLTFFCIAGHYLLLNAQFLAVVHIAVYAGAIMVLFLFVIMLMNLNEDAEPRRTLVSKIISGVLGGMLLIVLVGALRGSSQLGLSSYGHENIGLVKNLGHVLFHEFLFPFEIVSILLLSALVGAIMIGKKEIK, translated from the coding sequence ATGTTAGGTTACACAATTACACAATGGATTTTCGGAATACTTTCTTTTATGGCGATCATGTTTGCTTTAATGGTGGTATTTAGCCGTAATCCGGTTAACTCGGTGCTTTATTTGGTGCTGACTTTTTTCTGCATTGCAGGGCATTATCTTTTATTGAATGCGCAATTTCTTGCTGTGGTGCACATTGCAGTTTACGCGGGAGCTATCATGGTGTTGTTTTTGTTTGTGATCATGCTTATGAACTTAAATGAAGACGCGGAACCAAGAAGGACACTGGTTTCCAAAATAATTTCTGGTGTGCTTGGAGGAATGTTGTTGATCGTTTTGGTTGGAGCATTAAGAGGAAGCTCTCAGCTGGGACTTAGTTCTTATGGACATGAAAATATCGGATTGGTAAAAAATTTGGGTCACGTATTATTTCATGAATTTTTATTCCCTTTTGAAATTGTATCAATACTATTATTATCAGCTTTAGTGGGTGCAATTATGATTGGTAAGAAAGAAATTAAATAA
- a CDS encoding superoxide dismutase: MISGEGNLFVLPKLPYAYNALEPFIDRRTMEIHHTKHHQAYVDKLNAALKDAPANTIDFNVSDAAKCGKITPGTPDAIRNNLGGHYNHSLFWTLMKPNPKALPNLPKGKLNEAILKKFGTFDHFKRAFSDKATRLFGSGWCWLAVIGTEIIITTSENQDNPLMQIQERGTPVLALDVWEHAYYLKYQNKRADYITGWWNIINWDKAEALFNAPPEDRR; this comes from the coding sequence ATGATCAGTGGAGAAGGTAATTTATTTGTCCTTCCAAAATTACCTTATGCCTATAATGCTCTGGAACCTTTTATTGACCGACGCACAATGGAAATTCATCACACAAAGCATCACCAGGCTTATGTAGATAAATTAAACGCAGCACTAAAAGACGCTCCAGCCAACACTATAGATTTTAACGTGAGCGATGCGGCTAAGTGTGGTAAAATTACTCCGGGAACTCCTGATGCCATTCGCAATAACCTGGGTGGACATTATAATCATAGTTTGTTTTGGACACTTATGAAACCTAATCCGAAGGCTTTACCCAATTTACCAAAGGGAAAACTAAACGAAGCTATTCTAAAGAAATTCGGAACTTTCGACCATTTTAAAAGAGCTTTCAGTGATAAAGCTACAAGGTTGTTTGGAAGCGGATGGTGCTGGCTAGCGGTAATTGGAACGGAAATAATTATTACTACCAGCGAAAATCAGGATAACCCTTTAATGCAAATACAAGAAAGAGGAACGCCGGTTTTGGCTCTCGATGTTTGGGAACATGCTTATTATCTGAAATACCAAAATAAACGCGCTGATTATATCACTGGCTGGTGGAACATTATTAACTGGGATAAAGCTGAAGCCTTATTTAACGCACCTCCCGAGGATAGACGCTAA
- a CDS encoding NADH-quinone oxidoreductase subunit M has protein sequence MLTALLIVFPLLAAFLVFLAKGNGARNLAMAASVVEFIISLGALYQFKHNPDSALLKFDCVWVQSLGIHFSVAIDGLSILMVLLTTFLVPLIILTSYSNTYRNVQNFYGLILVMQMALIGVFVANDGFLFYVFWELALIPIYFICLTWGGENRGAITFKFFVYTLFGSLFMLVGFIYLYNHTNINGAHSWAIQDLYNAGKSLNAHQQGILFWLIFIAFAIKMPIFPFHTWQPDTYVNAPTQGTMLLSGIMLKMGTFGVIKWLLPIVPLGLEQWGGTAIGLSVIGIVYASCIAIVQKDFKRLIAYSSIAHVGLISAGILAANQQGIQGALMQMLSHGVNVVGLFFIADILFLHTGTREINQLGGIRSMNGNFAVLFLIIVLGSVALPLTNGFVGEFLLINGVYQFSAVIAAFAGLTIILGAVYMLRSYQTIMLGERRDSNIVFGPLANTDKAVLIIICAVIIAFGVYPKPLNDIAEEATKVVLMSIK, from the coding sequence ATGTTGACAGCTTTATTAATAGTTTTTCCTTTATTAGCAGCCTTCCTGGTGTTCCTTGCAAAAGGAAACGGAGCGCGCAACCTGGCCATGGCCGCGAGTGTGGTTGAATTTATAATTTCACTCGGAGCTTTGTACCAATTTAAACACAATCCTGATTCAGCCTTATTAAAGTTTGATTGCGTTTGGGTTCAGTCTCTTGGAATTCATTTTTCTGTAGCCATTGACGGCCTGAGTATTTTGATGGTACTTCTAACCACTTTTCTGGTTCCATTAATTATCTTGACTTCTTATAGCAATACCTACAGAAACGTTCAGAATTTTTATGGACTGATATTAGTTATGCAAATGGCACTGATTGGGGTGTTTGTAGCTAATGATGGATTCTTGTTTTATGTGTTCTGGGAATTAGCTTTAATACCAATTTATTTTATCTGTTTAACATGGGGTGGAGAAAATCGTGGCGCGATAACTTTTAAATTTTTCGTCTACACTTTATTCGGGTCGTTATTTATGCTGGTTGGCTTTATTTATTTGTATAATCACACCAACATAAACGGCGCGCATTCGTGGGCCATACAAGATCTATACAATGCGGGAAAAAGTTTAAATGCGCACCAACAGGGCATTTTATTCTGGTTGATCTTCATTGCATTTGCTATTAAGATGCCGATCTTTCCTTTTCATACCTGGCAACCCGATACTTATGTAAATGCTCCAACGCAAGGAACCATGCTTCTTTCAGGGATTATGTTAAAGATGGGTACCTTCGGGGTTATTAAATGGTTGTTACCAATTGTTCCTTTAGGATTAGAACAATGGGGCGGCACGGCCATCGGACTTTCAGTGATCGGAATTGTTTACGCTTCGTGTATTGCTATTGTACAAAAAGATTTTAAACGTTTAATAGCTTATTCCTCTATTGCCCACGTGGGATTGATTTCAGCAGGTATTTTGGCAGCGAATCAACAAGGTATTCAAGGAGCTCTAATGCAAATGTTATCGCATGGTGTAAACGTGGTAGGTTTATTCTTTATCGCAGATATTTTGTTTTTACATACAGGTACCCGCGAGATCAACCAACTGGGCGGGATCAGAAGTATGAATGGAAACTTTGCAGTGTTGTTCCTGATCATTGTTTTAGGGTCTGTAGCCTTACCCTTAACTAACGGATTTGTGGGAGAGTTTTTATTAATCAATGGCGTTTACCAGTTCAGTGCAGTAATTGCAGCCTTCGCAGGTCTCACGATCATTCTAGGAGCCGTTTACATGTTACGCAGCTATCAAACTATTATGTTGGGCGAAAGAAGAGATTCCAATATTGTTTTTGGTCCTCTAGCTAATACGGATAAAGCCGTGTTAATTATTATTTGTGCTGTTATTATTGCTTTTGGTGTGTATCCAAAACCCTTAAATGACATTGCAGAAGAAGCGACGAAAGTTGTATTAATGAGTATAAAATAA
- a CDS encoding acetyl-CoA carboxylase biotin carboxyl carrier protein subunit, translated as MYSLTLNGNKTLKTDLTLKDTTFEGTLNEALIKGDLMKINAYQYHILYNNKSYNIEVVKMNAEDKTVVLKVNSAKFTLQLKDKYDALLHSLGLDNLATKKVNEVKAPMPGMVLRVLVNEGDEIKKGDALLVLEAMKMENIIKSPTDGTIKKIAAITGVAVEKNQLLIQF; from the coding sequence ATGTATTCTCTAACCCTGAATGGAAATAAAACACTTAAGACGGATCTGACGCTTAAGGATACAACTTTTGAAGGAACTTTAAACGAGGCCCTTATCAAAGGAGATTTGATGAAAATCAATGCCTACCAATACCATATTCTCTACAACAACAAATCTTATAATATAGAGGTTGTAAAGATGAACGCCGAAGACAAAACAGTGGTCTTAAAAGTAAACTCAGCAAAATTTACATTGCAGCTCAAGGACAAGTACGACGCCTTATTGCACAGCCTTGGTCTAGATAATCTCGCTACCAAAAAAGTAAATGAAGTAAAAGCACCAATGCCTGGAATGGTTTTAAGAGTGCTGGTAAATGAAGGTGACGAAATTAAAAAAGGCGATGCGCTGCTGGTACTCGAAGCCATGAAAATGGAAAATATTATCAAGTCTCCTACCGATGGCACCATTAAAAAGATCGCTGCCATTACAGGAGTAGCCGTTGAAAAAAATCAGTTACTAATACAGTTTTAA
- a CDS encoding NADH-quinone oxidoreductase subunit L gives MIKLAALIPLFPLIGFLINGFFGKKISKGLSGTIASLAIFASFVVSVLVFVELQASQNKEQVVNVFSWINSDTLKIPFEFLIDPLSSVFLLIITGIGFLIHIYSTGYMHDDDGFARFFTYLNLFVFFMLLLVMGNNYLITFVGWEGVGLCSYLLIGFWYKNTAYNNAAKKAFIMNRIGDLGFLLGIILIFVSYGSVSYTEVFDNPSAASSSTVTAIALLLFIGAMGKSAQLPLYTWLPDAMAGPTPVSALIHAATMVTAGIFMVVRSNVFYSMSPIASETVAIVGVITALFAATIGVFQTDIKKILAYSTVSQLGLMFLALGVGAYSSAVFHVTTHAFFKALLFLGAGSVIHAMGGEQDIRKMGGLKGKIKITFGTMLLATIAISGVFPFSGFFSKDEILAHTYEHSPILWLLGTFASMLTAFYMFRMLFLTFFGKFRGTHDQEHHLHESPASMTIPLIILAILSVAGGVLGLPEFWHLPNWMHHNLESVILRPTYSTLSHETEWILMGIALSAALATIYFTFRMFIKYNVKPADKEEQLRPWQRVVYNKYYVDEFYDAVIRRPLDGLSKFFYKHVDTQFIDGIVNGVGSTVRGIGSSVRYLQNGNIGFYLMSMTLGVVLIILLTFLM, from the coding sequence ATGATCAAATTAGCAGCTCTCATTCCATTATTTCCATTAATAGGATTTCTTATTAACGGATTTTTTGGAAAGAAAATAAGTAAAGGATTAAGCGGTACTATCGCGTCTTTAGCAATCTTCGCGTCTTTTGTAGTTTCAGTACTTGTATTCGTGGAGTTACAAGCTTCGCAAAACAAGGAACAAGTAGTAAATGTTTTTTCATGGATTAATTCTGACACATTAAAAATTCCTTTTGAATTTTTAATCGATCCGTTATCCAGTGTGTTTTTATTGATCATTACCGGAATTGGATTTTTAATTCATATTTATTCTACCGGTTATATGCACGATGATGACGGTTTTGCCAGGTTCTTCACATATTTGAACCTCTTCGTTTTCTTTATGTTGTTATTAGTAATGGGAAACAATTACCTGATCACCTTTGTAGGTTGGGAGGGAGTAGGATTGTGTTCTTATTTACTCATAGGGTTCTGGTATAAAAACACGGCTTATAACAATGCTGCAAAAAAAGCATTCATCATGAACCGTATTGGTGACCTTGGTTTTTTATTGGGAATTATTTTAATCTTCGTGAGCTACGGAAGCGTGAGTTACACAGAGGTTTTTGACAACCCAAGTGCAGCAAGTTCTTCGACGGTGACTGCTATAGCTTTATTATTATTTATTGGAGCCATGGGTAAATCAGCTCAGCTTCCTTTGTATACCTGGTTGCCGGATGCGATGGCCGGTCCAACACCTGTATCTGCCTTAATTCACGCTGCTACCATGGTTACTGCCGGTATTTTTATGGTAGTGCGTTCGAATGTATTTTACTCTATGAGTCCAATAGCCAGCGAAACAGTGGCTATTGTTGGGGTGATCACTGCTTTATTTGCAGCTACTATCGGGGTCTTTCAAACAGACATTAAAAAAATCCTTGCATACTCTACCGTATCACAATTAGGATTGATGTTTCTTGCACTTGGAGTAGGAGCATACAGTTCGGCGGTATTCCACGTAACTACACACGCGTTCTTTAAAGCACTTTTGTTTTTAGGAGCAGGTTCAGTTATTCACGCTATGGGCGGTGAGCAAGACATTCGTAAAATGGGAGGATTAAAGGGGAAGATAAAAATTACTTTCGGCACTATGCTGCTTGCTACTATTGCTATTAGCGGGGTGTTTCCTTTTAGCGGTTTCTTCAGTAAAGATGAAATTCTCGCCCACACTTACGAGCACAGTCCGATCCTTTGGCTATTAGGGACTTTTGCTTCTATGCTGACGGCATTTTATATGTTCCGCATGTTGTTCCTTACTTTCTTCGGAAAATTCAGAGGAACGCACGACCAGGAACACCACCTGCATGAATCGCCGGCTTCTATGACTATTCCTTTAATTATCCTGGCTATTCTTTCTGTAGCGGGCGGCGTATTAGGTTTACCAGAGTTCTGGCATTTACCAAACTGGATGCATCATAATTTAGAATCTGTAATTCTTCGTCCGACTTATTCGACTTTAAGTCACGAAACAGAATGGATTTTAATGGGTATTGCACTTAGCGCGGCGCTTGCAACCATCTATTTTACTTTCCGTATGTTCATTAAATACAATGTTAAGCCTGCTGACAAAGAAGAGCAACTCAGACCTTGGCAACGTGTGGTTTACAATAAATATTATGTAGATGAATTTTATGATGCCGTAATTCGCAGACCTTTAGATGGACTTTCTAAATTCTTTTACAAACACGTGGATACACAGTTTATTGACGGTATCGTTAATGGTGTAGGCAGTACTGTTAGAGGCATAGGTTCTTCAGTAAGATATTTACAAAATGGAAACATTGGTTTTTACCTTATGAGCATGACTCTGGGCGTGGTACTGATTATTCTGCTAACTTTTTTAATGTAA
- a CDS encoding NADH-quinone oxidoreductase subunit NuoK, translating into MINGISINFYLLLSTVLFIIGAVGVMARRNTIILFMCIELMLNAVNLLMVAFSVLHKDPNGQVFVFFIMAVAAAEVAVGLAILTMIYRNIKSIDTDLLGNLKN; encoded by the coding sequence ATGATAAACGGAATTTCAATAAATTTTTATCTGCTGTTAAGCACTGTACTCTTCATTATTGGAGCAGTTGGAGTAATGGCTCGCAGAAATACGATCATTTTATTTATGTGCATTGAATTAATGCTTAATGCGGTTAACTTATTGATGGTTGCTTTTAGTGTGCTGCATAAAGATCCAAACGGACAAGTGTTTGTATTCTTTATTATGGCAGTTGCAGCAGCTGAGGTTGCAGTGGGCCTCGCCATCTTAACCATGATTTATAGAAACATTAAAAGTATTGATACCGATCTTTTAGGAAATTTAAAAAACTAG
- a CDS encoding alcohol dehydrogenase: MTHKNFKNIDRVTYGRGSFSQLDETIAPIRKENNKYFVFIVDNYFKGKPLSDKLQNKPEDLVYFVDVDSYEPTTDQIDTLRDEILAKKGLPSGIIGIGGGSIMDIAKALSLMVTNEGSSTLYQGLNLIKKAGIYHLGVPTISGTGAEVSMTAVLTGPEKKLGLKCDWTVFNQVILDPELIASVPTDWWFYTGMDTYIHCIESHNGIRNNAFSLAYGDQALHLCREVYLNEKAGQTPENDDILMVASLMGGLSLTYSEVGVCHALSYGLSKIHGTRHCYANCVIFQHLGDIYPQGHSEFMQMIKKHKITLPQNLSKDWDEETLTKMATVSYNLPFMWNHAFGDNYKEIATMDYIKDLFRRL, translated from the coding sequence ATGACTCATAAGAATTTTAAAAATATTGATCGCGTTACTTATGGACGGGGATCTTTCTCACAACTAGACGAAACTATTGCTCCCATCAGAAAAGAAAACAATAAGTATTTTGTTTTTATAGTGGACAATTATTTCAAAGGAAAACCTTTAAGTGATAAGTTACAAAACAAACCTGAAGATCTGGTTTATTTTGTAGACGTAGATTCTTACGAACCTACAACAGACCAGATTGACACATTGCGGGATGAGATCTTAGCCAAAAAAGGCCTGCCCAGCGGTATTATTGGTATTGGCGGCGGAAGCATTATGGACATTGCTAAAGCCTTGTCTTTAATGGTGACTAACGAAGGCTCGTCTACTTTATACCAGGGCCTAAATCTTATTAAAAAAGCTGGCATCTATCACTTAGGCGTTCCAACGATTTCGGGCACGGGCGCAGAGGTCTCTATGACAGCGGTACTCACAGGTCCTGAAAAAAAACTGGGTCTAAAATGTGACTGGACCGTTTTTAACCAGGTGATCTTAGATCCTGAATTGATTGCAAGTGTGCCAACAGACTGGTGGTTTTATACCGGCATGGATACCTACATTCATTGCATTGAATCTCATAACGGTATCCGCAATAACGCATTTAGTTTAGCTTATGGTGATCAGGCTCTGCATTTATGCCGCGAAGTATATTTAAATGAGAAAGCCGGACAAACGCCTGAGAACGATGATATTTTGATGGTTGCTTCTCTCATGGGCGGACTAAGTCTGACTTACAGCGAGGTGGGTGTTTGTCATGCTTTAAGTTATGGTTTATCAAAAATTCATGGTACGCGTCACTGTTATGCCAACTGTGTGATCTTCCAACATCTTGGTGACATCTATCCTCAGGGGCACAGCGAGTTTATGCAGATGATTAAAAAACACAAGATCACTTTACCACAAAATTTAAGCAAAGACTGGGACGAAGAAACCCTTACAAAAATGGCAACTGTGAGTTACAATCTGCCTTTTATGTGGAACCATGCCTTTGGCGACAACTATAAGGAGATTGCAACAATGGATTATATTAAAGATTTGTTCAGGAGGTTGTAA
- a CDS encoding NADH-quinone oxidoreductase subunit NuoH, producing the protein MLEFIIYKSLICVAVFAVSLGIAAYSTWWERKFAGLLQDRWGPSRAGVWGLLQPLADGGKMLFKEEIIPNVSNKFLFVLAPGLFIVTAIMAGVLIPWGAPAIMNGTTYAMQISDINVGVIFLLGVTSIGVYGIMIGGWSSNNKYSLLGAIRSSAQMISYELAMGIALIALIITSGGTLSFAEIVAKQDAGVANIVWQPLGFLIFFVCALAETNRAPFDLAECETELVGGYHTEYSAFKLGLFLFAEYINMFVSSAVMAGFYFGGYNFPFAHELYNALGLQEGSWIISLIGFGAYFTKTLIFISVFMWIRWTIPRFRYDQLMNLGWKSLLPLSLLNLALTVVVEYFRGNIKF; encoded by the coding sequence ATGTTAGAATTTATCATATATAAATCATTGATCTGTGTGGCCGTTTTTGCAGTCTCATTAGGAATTGCGGCATACTCTACCTGGTGGGAACGTAAGTTTGCAGGTTTGCTGCAGGATCGCTGGGGTCCTAGCCGCGCCGGTGTTTGGGGCCTATTGCAACCTTTAGCCGATGGTGGAAAAATGTTGTTTAAAGAAGAAATCATTCCGAACGTTTCGAATAAATTTTTATTCGTATTAGCTCCTGGATTATTCATAGTAACGGCTATTATGGCTGGAGTGCTTATTCCATGGGGTGCGCCGGCTATTATGAATGGTACGACCTATGCCATGCAGATCTCCGACATTAACGTGGGTGTAATCTTTTTATTAGGAGTTACTTCTATTGGCGTTTATGGGATTATGATCGGTGGCTGGTCATCTAATAATAAGTATTCGTTGTTAGGAGCTATTCGTTCTTCGGCACAGATGATCAGTTATGAATTAGCTATGGGTATTGCACTTATTGCTTTAATCATTACTTCGGGAGGTACTTTAAGTTTCGCTGAGATTGTTGCAAAACAGGATGCAGGTGTAGCAAACATTGTTTGGCAGCCACTTGGATTTTTAATTTTCTTTGTGTGTGCTTTGGCTGAAACTAACCGCGCCCCTTTTGACCTTGCCGAATGTGAAACCGAATTAGTTGGTGGTTACCACACAGAGTATTCTGCATTCAAACTAGGATTGTTTTTATTTGCAGAGTACATCAATATGTTTGTGTCTTCAGCAGTAATGGCAGGATTTTATTTCGGTGGGTATAATTTCCCTTTTGCTCATGAATTATACAATGCATTGGGATTACAGGAAGGTTCATGGATTATTTCTTTAATCGGTTTTGGGGCTTATTTCACAAAAACTTTAATATTTATTTCAGTGTTTATGTGGATCCGCTGGACAATCCCGAGATTTCGTTACGATCAATTAATGAATTTAGGCTGGAAGAGTTTATTACCATTATCGCTTTTAAACTTGGCTTTAACCGTAGTTGTAGAATATTTCAGAGGAAATATAAAATTTTAA